The following are from one region of the Methanospirillum hungatei genome:
- a CDS encoding proteasome assembly chaperone family protein: protein MTTSQIPDVIVQARPLTSEGSAILIGFPGSGLVGSIALSYMVDKLGFDSIGTMTSKYFPPMAMMSEGVIAVPVRIYEKDKLVAILADIPIHPQICYEVSNAILDWLTPFKISEVITLAGIITNEPEKRVFGVATDKTLLDRLGESAIRLPIGSISGIASSLLTECKIRGIPGIGLLGETINAPDPRAAAKTIEVLNVLYNLGIETTGLIEQAEEIEAQMHRLAEDVQTAEEQPVRKEQQLPMYG, encoded by the coding sequence ATGACCACCAGCCAGATACCTGACGTTATTGTTCAGGCACGGCCACTCACTTCCGAAGGTTCGGCAATATTGATTGGATTTCCGGGAAGTGGTCTTGTAGGGAGTATTGCACTCTCATACATGGTTGATAAGCTTGGCTTTGATTCGATTGGAACTATGACCAGTAAGTATTTTCCTCCAATGGCTATGATGTCAGAAGGGGTCATTGCAGTTCCAGTGCGGATTTATGAGAAAGACAAATTAGTAGCTATCCTTGCAGACATACCAATACACCCTCAGATATGCTATGAAGTGTCTAACGCCATCCTTGACTGGCTCACTCCCTTTAAGATTTCAGAGGTAATTACTCTGGCAGGTATCATAACGAATGAACCTGAAAAACGCGTTTTTGGTGTAGCAACTGATAAAACTCTCCTCGATCGGCTAGGAGAATCTGCGATAAGACTTCCAATAGGCAGTATTTCTGGTATCGCAAGTAGTTTGCTAACCGAATGTAAGATTCGGGGGATTCCCGGAATTGGACTACTGGGTGAGACAATTAATGCACCGGATCCAAGAGCAGCAGCAAAAACTATTGAAGTCCTCAATGTATTGTACAATCTTGGAATAGAAACAACGGGACTCATCGAACAGGCAGAAGAGATAGAAGCACAGATGCACAGACTTGCAGAAGATGTCCAGACCGCTGAAGAACAACCGGTCAGGAAAGAACAGCAACTGCCAATGTATGGGTGA
- a CDS encoding ATP-binding protein, with amino-acid sequence MATYQINLTDPEHAVTQLADFLSEILEAENSPPDVENAMQLAAEEAVVNIMNHGYKGGPGLIEIRCIISAHQVVLCIRDEAPFFNPLTLPTPDTEAGIDERRIGGLGVHLIRSLMDEVTYKQTESGNCLIMKKNRAH; translated from the coding sequence ATGGCAACATACCAGATTAACCTGACAGATCCTGAACATGCCGTAACCCAATTAGCTGATTTTCTCTCTGAAATACTGGAAGCAGAAAATTCTCCCCCGGATGTGGAAAACGCGATGCAACTTGCTGCTGAAGAAGCCGTTGTAAATATTATGAATCACGGGTATAAAGGAGGTCCCGGACTCATTGAAATTCGTTGCATCATCTCTGCTCATCAGGTTGTGCTTTGCATCCGTGATGAAGCACCATTCTTTAATCCACTTACACTTCCCACTCCTGACACAGAGGCAGGTATTGATGAGCGCCGTATTGGAGGCCTTGGAGTGCACTTGATACGATCTCTCATGGATGAGGTTACGTATAAACAGACAGAGTCCGGAAATTGTCTGATTATGAAAAAAAACCGGGCTCATTAA
- a CDS encoding DUF473 domain-containing protein, with protein MECIALTGIFPQVIDELKKGIPRTVELTSAHNVISLAQVNPGSQIFMTTVDCEDLSVGDSGIVVEILSVAITMKHTVESGHGYHIMEREKLSARCKVKYLSNSTIRANVTRCSITEPRIVDVVRPVAFHAG; from the coding sequence ATGGAATGTATTGCACTCACAGGGATTTTTCCCCAGGTTATCGATGAACTCAAAAAAGGAATACCACGGACAGTTGAACTTACCAGTGCCCATAATGTGATATCACTTGCACAGGTAAATCCAGGTTCGCAGATATTCATGACAACCGTGGATTGTGAAGATCTCTCTGTAGGAGACTCAGGAATTGTAGTCGAGATACTATCGGTTGCAATTACTATGAAACATACCGTTGAATCGGGACATGGTTACCATATCATGGAGCGCGAAAAATTATCAGCACGGTGTAAAGTAAAATATCTTTCAAACTCAACCATTCGTGCTAATGTTACCAGGTGTTCCATAACCGAGCCAAGAATCGTCGATGTTGTCAGGCCGGTCGCCTTTCATGCAGGGTAA
- a CDS encoding protease inhibitor I42 family protein — protein MFHQIQFRKKKINLKIVFFIGICIFFLISSGCVQTNAGYTIRPEAFTNPPDIYADENSMQVTLPLNGTMLVSYPWTPEDGRYWRISVTSGLFVTGDRYVPYPPDMPVAVSGTRQWMVKAIAPGDHMFMGNLRPRTTSWNQEIVQQRLNVIVVDDADMSQSTEVL, from the coding sequence ATGTTTCATCAAATTCAATTTCGGAAGAAAAAAATTAACCTCAAAATAGTCTTTTTTATTGGTATCTGTATTTTCTTTCTGATTTCCTCTGGGTGTGTACAGACAAACGCTGGCTATACTATTCGTCCAGAAGCATTTACCAATCCGCCGGATATCTATGCAGATGAAAATTCTATGCAGGTGACTCTTCCCCTGAATGGAACGATGCTAGTTTCATATCCCTGGACTCCGGAAGATGGGCGATACTGGAGAATTTCTGTCACAAGTGGTTTGTTTGTAACTGGTGATCGGTATGTTCCCTATCCCCCAGATATGCCGGTTGCAGTATCAGGAACCAGACAATGGATGGTCAAAGCAATAGCTCCTGGCGATCATATGTTTATGGGAAATTTGCGACCCAGAACCACTTCCTGGAATCAGGAGATTGTTCAACAAAGACTGAATGTCATTGTTGTTGATGATGCAGATATGAGCCAAAGTACAGAGGTACTATGA
- a CDS encoding MBL fold metallo-hydrolase, producing MRKPDVTCSNVFIIDIGAFTVLIDTGVSRGLMDSICKVLAELSQDNQKPILIIFSHTHVDHIYLGLVDQRFQNYGKVFYVCHTSGSDLLKSGDQKYTQAELVGIPIPSLCVDIPLFQKNLDLKGLSNIPEIEIEHKHYQLSDSVSLECVRFIFPNNQCISFWEVPGHSADSIAVQAGSLLHVGDIPFATSPGIAGVPGWNPKELSRTIIRLSWIILNQKISIICQGHGNACTSDELKKNLMNLQQDLDAMPEITMFDKTRLSGALLHATDLIDEAHRILPILAGRIMLLRYRLEELEEDDLARNLEKILPDEEIDKILVQFSRYYDNFKSGLRCEYQVILKAIQTLQKIKSFLSGNNVENIIDSSLLRRTLQLFSDLLSSIQGNIPTGSLSFVNPVDLIQDVAHRRSSHMMSDEEILLKADDEDEFKKVLVCRLAEYQNLSDIKITIDSPIDPQTIYADSERLSDFFSVLIDYYYTYGADEAHITINTLPEFVLIKIAPNGACFQPCLPLSRAMIRSIKYAGGELVKIPGKESEEMVLKFSTKDPSLTGSNQN from the coding sequence ATGCGAAAGCCGGATGTTACATGTTCTAATGTTTTCATCATTGATATCGGGGCTTTTACGGTACTTATTGATACAGGTGTATCGCGGGGTCTCATGGATTCCATTTGTAAGGTGCTCGCTGAGCTCAGTCAGGATAATCAGAAACCAATTCTCATAATATTTAGCCATACACATGTTGATCACATATATCTTGGCCTCGTTGACCAGAGATTTCAAAATTATGGGAAGGTATTCTATGTTTGTCATACATCAGGATCTGATCTCCTAAAATCCGGTGATCAAAAATATACACAGGCAGAGCTTGTGGGGATCCCAATACCCTCTCTTTGTGTAGACATCCCACTATTTCAGAAAAATTTAGATCTTAAGGGTCTGTCAAATATTCCTGAAATCGAAATAGAACACAAGCACTATCAATTATCTGACTCAGTGTCATTAGAATGCGTACGTTTTATCTTTCCGAATAACCAATGCATCAGTTTTTGGGAGGTTCCTGGACATTCTGCTGACAGTATCGCAGTTCAGGCAGGATCTCTCCTGCATGTTGGGGATATTCCTTTCGCTACTAGTCCCGGAATAGCTGGAGTGCCGGGATGGAATCCAAAAGAATTATCCAGAACGATAATTCGGCTATCATGGATCATACTGAACCAAAAAATTTCAATAATCTGTCAGGGCCATGGAAATGCCTGTACATCAGATGAATTGAAAAAGAATCTTATGAATCTTCAGCAAGATTTGGATGCGATGCCAGAAATCACGATGTTTGACAAAACCCGATTGTCAGGGGCATTATTACATGCAACAGACCTCATCGATGAAGCTCATCGGATCCTTCCCATTCTAGCCGGGAGAATTATGCTTCTTCGATACCGTCTTGAAGAACTGGAAGAGGATGATCTTGCCCGGAACCTTGAAAAGATCCTTCCAGATGAAGAGATTGATAAAATACTAGTACAATTTTCCCGCTACTATGATAATTTCAAAAGTGGATTACGATGTGAGTACCAGGTTATCTTAAAAGCGATTCAGACATTGCAGAAGATCAAGTCATTTCTCTCGGGAAATAATGTTGAAAATATCATTGATTCATCTCTTCTCAGGCGTACTCTACAACTTTTTTCAGATCTTCTATCCTCAATTCAGGGGAACATTCCAACCGGCTCTCTCTCATTCGTCAATCCTGTTGATTTAATTCAGGATGTTGCTCATCGGAGGTCCTCTCATATGATGAGTGATGAGGAAATTCTACTCAAGGCAGACGATGAAGACGAATTTAAAAAAGTGCTCGTGTGTAGGTTGGCAGAATATCAAAACCTTTCGGACATTAAAATTACTATCGACTCTCCAATAGATCCTCAAACCATTTATGCAGATTCAGAACGACTTTCAGATTTTTTTAGTGTCCTCATTGACTACTATTACACGTATGGTGCAGATGAAGCGCACATTACGATAAATACTCTACCAGAATTTGTCCTTATCAAAATTGCTCCAAATGGTGCTTGCTTTCAGCCATGCCTTCCTCTCTCCCGTGCCATGATCAGATCAATCAAATATGCAGGCGGCGAACTTGTTAAAATTCCCGGAAAAGAATCAGAAGAGATGGTTCTTAAGTTTTCAACAAAAGACCCATCACTAACAGGCTCGAATCAGAATTAG
- a CDS encoding SpoIIE family protein phosphatase — protein sequence MRFGVAAKLLLVMILLTSIIFLVIGGVSWIMMDNLGNYATGSSQALGEKAIGESTTALEEDAEIYLLRLATDQAEITDMIFERIISEMNVINAYGREIIQGSNTTPVQWYTKDNKPLKPGEAGVIHLSPEVQLNDVRDEIDRISSFQAVFNPLFHADNRLTALYVTSSSGITIIFPWTPRVDATFEPRSRDWFIDALAKKTLTWSDPYVDVLGNGLTITCSKALEDPVHNQTWVMGADITIETINYRIITTQLGENGYAFLINQRGDIISRPGLTAGATRWDESYETENLLQSTNEDLRKIATEMTQGFSGVSRCRFEEGDKYIAYAPVKSVGWSIGLVLPVESVIAPAQITGSVIRNASEETHTHITHQMSFLQTVLILSFILLFIGVTGISIFFSKFITGPVRILSEGAKRIGTGDLQTPVTINSGDEFEELAGVFNKMTGDLRNYILELRRTTAEKERFTRELEIAQGIQQSFLPDSVPDIPGMELAVFSSPALEVGGDFYDFIPVGDHEWGLVIADVSGKGVPAALFMALSRTLIRVSATWKSDPASAITEANSLICRDSKASMFVTLFYLVIDSEHRKITYVNAGHNPPLMLTRENKNDITLLKAEGIALGIIDGIDLASVTVDLKEGDFVALYTDGITEAMNKDGEEYGMERFSEVLINNRDRKLPDLIEKIRESIKEFTKETPQSDDITLILIRAC from the coding sequence ATGAGGTTTGGAGTTGCAGCAAAACTGCTCTTGGTAATGATCCTGCTCACTAGTATTATCTTTCTTGTAATTGGAGGAGTTTCCTGGATAATGATGGATAATCTGGGGAATTATGCAACCGGCTCAAGTCAGGCACTAGGTGAAAAAGCAATAGGGGAAAGCACCACCGCACTAGAAGAAGATGCCGAGATCTATCTTCTCCGATTAGCGACTGATCAGGCAGAGATAACCGACATGATATTTGAACGGATTATCTCAGAGATGAATGTCATCAATGCATATGGGAGAGAGATAATACAAGGTTCGAATACCACTCCTGTTCAGTGGTATACAAAAGACAATAAACCTCTGAAACCTGGTGAAGCCGGTGTAATTCATCTCTCTCCTGAGGTGCAATTAAACGATGTCCGTGATGAAATTGACCGTATCAGTTCTTTTCAGGCGGTATTCAATCCACTGTTCCATGCAGATAACCGGCTGACTGCCCTGTATGTAACATCCTCATCAGGAATCACAATTATATTTCCATGGACTCCAAGAGTTGACGCGACATTTGAACCACGTTCAAGAGATTGGTTTATAGATGCACTGGCAAAAAAAACTCTGACATGGTCTGATCCCTATGTTGATGTACTTGGAAATGGTCTGACCATAACCTGTTCAAAAGCTCTTGAAGATCCAGTACACAATCAGACCTGGGTGATGGGAGCGGATATTACCATTGAAACCATCAATTACCGTATCATCACAACGCAGCTTGGTGAAAATGGGTATGCATTCCTGATTAACCAGAGAGGAGACATCATTTCTCGTCCCGGGCTTACTGCAGGTGCTACCAGATGGGACGAATCATATGAGACCGAAAATCTTCTTCAGAGTACCAATGAAGATCTTCGGAAGATTGCAACTGAAATGACTCAGGGTTTTTCAGGTGTCAGCAGGTGCCGGTTTGAGGAAGGCGACAAATACATTGCATATGCACCGGTTAAAAGTGTTGGCTGGAGTATCGGTCTCGTTTTGCCGGTTGAAAGTGTCATTGCACCAGCCCAGATAACAGGGAGTGTTATTCGAAATGCCAGCGAAGAGACTCATACTCACATCACTCACCAGATGTCTTTTTTACAGACAGTTCTGATACTCAGTTTTATCCTGTTATTCATTGGAGTAACCGGCATTTCGATATTCTTCTCGAAATTTATTACCGGGCCTGTCCGAATTTTGAGTGAAGGGGCCAAAAGAATTGGTACTGGTGATCTTCAGACTCCGGTGACGATTAATTCCGGTGATGAGTTTGAAGAACTTGCCGGAGTCTTTAACAAGATGACGGGCGATCTTCGAAATTATATTCTTGAATTACGGCGTACAACAGCAGAGAAAGAACGTTTTACCCGGGAGTTGGAGATCGCACAAGGAATTCAGCAGAGTTTTCTCCCTGATTCAGTGCCTGATATTCCTGGTATGGAGCTTGCCGTTTTTTCCAGCCCAGCCCTTGAAGTTGGGGGTGATTTTTATGACTTTATTCCGGTTGGAGATCATGAATGGGGGCTTGTTATTGCTGATGTGAGCGGAAAAGGAGTTCCCGCTGCATTGTTTATGGCATTATCAAGGACTCTGATTCGGGTGAGTGCTACCTGGAAAAGTGATCCGGCATCTGCGATAACTGAAGCAAACTCACTGATCTGCCGTGATTCAAAAGCAAGCATGTTTGTTACCTTGTTCTATCTGGTAATCGATTCAGAACACCGGAAAATTACCTACGTGAATGCTGGTCATAATCCTCCGCTCATGTTGACGAGGGAGAATAAAAATGACATCACACTTCTGAAAGCTGAGGGTATAGCTCTTGGAATAATCGATGGTATTGATCTTGCCTCAGTCACCGTTGATTTGAAGGAAGGAGATTTTGTCGCACTGTATACTGATGGTATCACTGAAGCGATGAATAAAGATGGGGAAGAGTATGGTATGGAGAGGTTTTCTGAAGTTTTGATAAATAACCGGGATCGAAAACTTCCTGATCTTATAGAAAAGATCAGAGAATCAATAAAGGAGTTCACGAAAGAAACGCCTCAATCAGATGATATTACTCTAATTCTGATTCGAGCCTGTTAG
- a CDS encoding STAS domain-containing protein, giving the protein MEGNLAVSEREVSGVTILDISGRIDAATSSQIEGELGKKIDSGVTSMVLNMSDLSYISSSGLRVILAALKRVKSCGGIIALSNLQAGPGEVFKMTGFDRLFPICSSVDQAIEKLQTK; this is encoded by the coding sequence ATGGAAGGAAATCTAGCCGTAAGCGAGCGCGAAGTGTCTGGAGTCACAATCCTTGACATATCTGGGAGAATTGATGCCGCGACCTCTTCACAAATTGAGGGAGAACTTGGAAAGAAGATCGACTCCGGTGTTACAAGCATGGTGCTAAACATGAGTGATTTAAGTTACATCAGTAGTTCTGGTCTTCGTGTCATTCTTGCAGCACTCAAACGGGTGAAATCCTGTGGAGGGATTATTGCTCTATCCAATCTACAGGCTGGTCCCGGTGAAGTGTTTAAAATGACAGGATTTGATCGTCTTTTTCCAATATGCTCCTCAGTTGATCAGGCTATTGAAAAATTACAGACTAAATAA